In Thermomicrobiales bacterium, the sequence GAGGAGCTCGGGATACTGCCTGGGTCCTATGATGTGCCGGATTCGATACGGCTGTTGTGCGGCAGGACACCGCCAGTGTGTGTTGTTGCTGACAGGTGGATCGGCGGTGAGAACGCTCGGGATCCGGATGGGCAGTCTGTGGACGGGAGCTACGAAACGACGGCCACGACGACTGCGATAACGAGGATCGCAAGCATCAGGGCATTTGGATGAAGAAACGAGCGCATGCAGTTGGTTCCGGTCGCGATGGCGGCGGGCACGGGTTTCCCGCCATGGTCTACTTTGCCAGATGAGGATGAAGATCTGGTTACGAGATGATTGTGTTTCCGGGGAGATTGCCGAAATCGGCCTGAACACTGGGTCAGCTGGGCAGCTTCCGGCGGACGGATCGAGGAAGAATGCATGCGCCAGGATGTAGATCGTTTGGAGACCGAAGGAATTCCAATGGATGTCGCCGCGCGGCTGGAGATGGTCCAACAGCGCATCGAGCACCCGCTCACTGAAGAGCAGACGGAGCAGGTGCGCAACCGGATTGCTCGTTCGATCGCGCTTGGCGTTGCATTGCGCGGCTATCCATTGAGCAATGCCGACGAGCCGGAAATCGCGTTCGATCCATTCGCCGGAGGTGAGCGATGAGCGATGCGCTGGCGTTTGCCACCATCGGCGAGCTGGGTGCGGCCATCCGGAGCGGTTCGGTGACGCCGACCGAGCTGGCGATGTATTTCCTGGAACGGCTCGACACGGTTGGCCGAAACCTGAACGCGGTGGCAACACTCACGCCCGAGCGAGCGCTGGCCGCGGCGCGCAAGGCGGAGGACGAGCTGACCGCCGGGGTCGATCGGGGACCGTTGCACGGGATTCCCTATGGCGCGAAGGATCTCCTGGCCACCGTTGACTACCCGACCAGTTGGGGCGCGGCGCCGATGCGCGACCAGCAGTTCGACCGCGATGCCGAGGTGATCCGCTTGCTGGACGAAGCGGGCGCGGTGCTCTGCGCCAAGTTGTCCATGGTCGAAATCGCGGGTGGGTTCGGTTACGAGCAACCGGATGCGGCTTTCAACGGACCGGGCAAGTGCGCCTGGGGAGCGGATTCGTGGGCGGGGGGATCGTCCAGCGGATCCGGGTCGGCCGTGGCGGCTGGATGTATGCCGTTCGCCATCGGCACCGAGACCTGGGGCTCGATTCTCTGTCCCTCGTCGTTCAACGGCCTGACGGGTCTGCGTCCGACGTACGGAACGGTCAGTCGATCCGGCGCCATGGCGCTTTCCTGGACGATGGACAAGATCGGGCCGATGTGCCACACGGCGGTCGATTGCGAGCTGGTGCTGAACGCGATTGCCGAACGGGTCGAATGGACCGAAATGGAACGGGCGCGCCCACCCTTCAGATTGGGGGTGCTGGCGGGATCGGCGGACGAGGCGCAGCCCGAGGTGGCCACCAATTTCGCCGCTGCGCTCGATGTGCTCTCCGATTTCGCAGTGCTGGAAGAGGTTTCGCTGCCGGCCGATATCCCCTGGGATGCGGCTGCGAGTGTGATCGTGATGGCGGAAGCGGCGTCGGCATTCGAGGAGTTCATCGTCTCAGGCGAGAGTCAGGGGCTGTCCGCGCCGGAGGACCGCGCCGGTTTGCATCACGCATTGGCGTTGCCAGCAACGG encodes:
- a CDS encoding amidase, translated to MSDALAFATIGELGAAIRSGSVTPTELAMYFLERLDTVGRNLNAVATLTPERALAAARKAEDELTAGVDRGPLHGIPYGAKDLLATVDYPTSWGAAPMRDQQFDRDAEVIRLLDEAGAVLCAKLSMVEIAGGFGYEQPDAAFNGPGKCAWGADSWAGGSSSGSGSAVAAGCMPFAIGTETWGSILCPSSFNGLTGLRPTYGTVSRSGAMALSWTMDKIGPMCHTAVDCELVLNAIAERVEWTEMERARPPFRLGVLAGSADEAQPEVATNFAAALDVLSDFAVLEEVSLPADIPWDAAASVIVMAEAASAFEEFIVSGESQGLSAPEDRAGLHHALALPATDYLRALRIRRKAMRLLDELLSGYDAIVAPTMPYVAIPLRDRFDTWFGKERGPSLGAAGNLCGVPSISVMNGLGERGLPTGLEFMARAGQEGTLLEIAGRYQSATDWHRRQPE